Genomic window (Magnolia sinica isolate HGM2019 chromosome 6, MsV1, whole genome shotgun sequence):
caccgcatattacattacatccgcagtatATGAAATTTTtggttgctatatttctgcatttatatgacctaaataaggctgatggtattcatagctcttcCGAATTATATATTGTaatgcatcctcgatatctgatatctggttcattatgtttccacattacatagccgatttacatgacattgacttgctatgtttttttttatcgcatattctggataaggttgatgatatttttatggacttgcaatacttccgcttactctgatatcgtatgattcatgctagtaattccgatattgtatgtttaaggcattgtattgaatacttgacacttatcttgtgcacacacttacactaacctctaagctttctataagcttatacatgatagatgcatgtatgtGACGATAGGACACAGTTGGGCTGGGGCAGGAGCGtgtggcagagcttctggagattttattatatgcatgtattccCTTTTCAgtattatactcaaatgattatattagtggatatgtggtgatgatgttgttcttatgatttgggtatacctgtggttatgctttttatgaaacaaattcatgttgaaaatcctccttgtaggatcccatgatcggaatatggcgtatgagcgctgggagccgagaatagggtactatggaggctgttggcaccggattcggtaatcaGAATTCCTATGAGTttgatctccgggtttggggcatgacaagaatTGTCTCTTCACTATATATACCCAATACATCAATTCAATGAATTTACAATTAATTTTAACCGTTAATTGTGTagatcactaaaaaaaaaaaaagaaaaacgatTAAATCATGGATGAGCTTTTCTCCcccctcttctctctttttctcttatttctttaggtttttttttttttttttttataaaagggtATTTTCAGTGTATCCTCCCTTAAGAAGGGtgttcttttgagagagagagagagagattacaacCGTTGATCTTGAAAAGTGGGTCCCTGGCGGTTATGATTGGCAGTGCAATTACAATGCTAAAGTGATGGGAGACTCACATTATAAATTCCTTAAAAATCACAAACCAACGGCTAGAAATAGAACTTTGGTCAAGCCTTCAAGTGTGGTTGATGATTTGGGTTTAAAAATTTTTTAGTCAAAATGTCCTATAAAACATAGATTAGCTAATGGACTGCCGGTTTTGAAAAAGGAAGGCCCACTTGGAAGTTATGGTCCAAAAATGTAATGGATGGTGATGGGAATGTCAACGGAAAAGAAAATATACAATTATTCTAGACTACCTAAGGATCTACTATTTAAAAAACGGATACATTCCAATCGCCAGGAGGAAAATTGACGGAGATGAAAGCATACGAGAATCCTTCCTACATTAAGATAAGAATGCGCTAAAGTTGGACTCTTAAGCTATGGTGTTTTGGGGTGCACACTTTAAGGTGATGTGTCAATGGTCCTCACactccatgtgtggcccatctcaaGATCGGATCCTATAGATAAGTATGGATACTAATAGTATTCGTTCTAAAAATATTAGCACTCATATATAATTGGACCGCACGGGtcaaaaatctaaaatttctattttaacaATGACATGACATGATCTTGGGTCGAAATTTAAAATGTGTGGCTAGTCTAGTTTAGATAGGTTGTGGtagaaaatttaggaaaaataAAGGTCTAAAAATTATATTTGTAAGAGGGTCAAGGTGTATGTATATTTACACCCGCAATGTAATCAAGGGATGTCCTGCAGGAACATATAAGTGTCTAATCATGACGTCAACGGTAGAATGAGGCTAGATATGAAAGGAAAGCTCCTGATCAGTTTACTCTTCTAGATGGTTTGCTAAATAGATCGATTCTTATGGTTGATTTTGAATTTAATGGTCAAGATTAAATAGGATAATGTGGTCTAGTCATGATTGGACTATAGGAAAGGTTCCTATAGAGATGTTTTATTATAGCAATGGTGAAATTTTGATTTCTAAAGAGAATGCCgtccaatgttttaaataccGACAATATCggcgatatatcccatgatatatcttgtatccaccCGCACAATACCaaagttgggcccaccgagatgtggttcacaaatccagcccatccattatgtgtatcccacttggatgaggggtcagaccaagttttagatgcatccaaatttcaggtgggccctatcaagtgcttttttatgttttaggcatgtcttcacatgattttagatggtatggcccacctgagttccttatagggctgatttttgggatatcccataatttaaaggggacctatcaaatgcaatgtttgacacccatcatggaggggcccacacaggttgacctcatgggaagttcccatgaatgttgaacatctatcccatcagtcagatgcaccattccatggtgggcctcgggcttaaaattcaagtcaatccgtgacttttgtgagccacaccacatacaaaagttgagaggggttacccttccattaaaacattcataatcatttattgggcccaccgagatatgattcacaaatccagaccatccattatgtgtgtcccacttggatgaggggtcagaccaagtttcagacgcatccaaattttaggcggGCCCCACCACATATAGAAGTCGAGAGCGGCTACcctccgttaaaacattcataatcatgttgggcccaccgagatgtggttcacaaatccagcccatccattatgtgtgtaccacttggatgatgggtcagaccaagtttcagacgcatcaaGATTTCagctgggccccaccaagtggttttatatgttttaggtatgtcttcacatgattttagatggtatggcccacctgagttccgtacatagctgatttttgacatatgccataatttaaaggggacccatcaaatgcacagtgttgatgtttgacacgcctcatagtggggcccacacagctccacctcataggaagttcccatgagcttgaccgcatagaaccttttcccatatatataacacacatgcgcgcacacatgtatgtatgtgcagGAAAATTGTATTATGATAccgagccccaccataatgtttattggaCATCACAGTGTGCATTTGGTGGGTACTCTCTAGGTTATacgatatcctaaaaatcagttgtatccataactcaagtgggccacaccatctgaaactgCATGAAATCGTACTTataacatctaaaagcacttgttgaggcccacctgaatttaATTTAGATATGTCTGAAACTCGgtgtgatccctcatccaagtggaacacacaatagatgggttggatttctaaaCCACATCTGAGTGGTCCCTAAACGATCATAAATATTTCAATAGGTGGATATCTACTCTCaactattttatatggtgtggcccacctaagccatagattggcttgattttgaggcccgtggcccaccatggaagggtgcatctgattgatggggtagatgtcctTCACACAACATGGTGAAGCCTACAAGCTTGCCCTCATGGGAAGCTTcacatgaggtcgacctcatagtactagCTAGATGAACAGTTGGCCTTTGATGATTAACCTCCACAAAGCCTAATACCAGtttatatgtgatgtgatcccaATCGCTGCTTGTCTGGAAAGTAGCTTTGACAGCCCCAGTGGATGGGAGCTGAAATGAGGATCTTCCAAACGGATGTATCCAGACCCTTTATTCCATGACGCATGATTATATGATTGGAAAAGGAGTAGAGCAACAGGCATTCATGATGATGTAGCCCTGTTGGTGTATTTCAAAATAAATGATTCTTTTTTCAAATGTATTTCTAATGTTTTTTCCTTGCCAAAGTTAGTCTCTTGCGTGGGCTTTTTCTGGTGTGAAGGGGATTTTGGGTTATGGTTCTCTCTTCTGGTGTGCAAAGGGGAATTGATAGTCAGTATTCCGTTGATTGGTTTCAGTTTACTCATTTCCACATCTAAAATGTAATCACAACAGGTATTAAGTTGTTTTTACAGCAGCCACTTGCTAAGGCTTAAAACTCATTGTAGCTTCCTTCACTTGTTTATTCGGTCTTTCAGGGAGGCTTTCAGTTGTGTGCATGTGATGTGATCCCAATCGTTGGCTCTTTAGAGCATTGATTCGAGAGCCCGGAGTTGAAATGAGAATCTTGTGTTATTAGGATGTTTTCAATCCGTGCAGAAATAGGAGAGTTCAATCAATTAAAAAGTGTGCTTGATCAATTAAACGAATTCTGAATTTAACAAATTGGTATCTAGACAGTTTTAAACATGTTTGATTGAGCAAGGTTTGAGCAatcaaaataattcaaaaaatttaTGTTAAATTTGTGGACACTTTTAAGTATGTTCGATTAATCAAACATGGGAGCTTAATTGATCCAGAGTTGCTCGATTGATCAATACTTATACCAATGGTGCGTACGATTTTGTGTAATTACCTAATTTATTCCCTACTTTgagtgtaacactatatatatgcaTGTGGTATGAAATTAGCATATTGAAAAGACTTGTTTTAAAGAGATGCTAGTGTTTTAAGAAGGATTTTTGCATATATAGGTTGGTATATCTTTTGCAATTCATTTTCATAATAGATTTATTTATTGCTCTGTGCCATAATTTTTTCCataaaaatttttattataaaattgtGCATTTCTATTACGctttgtttcttgttgtgtgatTCGAATTAAGAGTTTGTTGATGCAGTTGACTTTTCTTCTAAATGAGTAGTATTTCCTATACCTTCATTCGATATCCTGTATATAAATATAGGATTAAGAAAAGAGTAAAGCAACATGCCAAATTCAAAGACAAGATGGTCTCTGATTGTGGGTTTAAAAAGTAAATGAAATTTGATATTActattagttgctaaaggttttttTTCTCCATCTTTTTGCAGCAGCCTCTCGTGCAAGTTCTACCGTAAATCTCACAGTAAACAAGCTAGATCACTGCTATCCTGACCACATCACAGTAGGATATACGAGGTGTAGTTTGGGTGGACCACAGCCGTCCATCACCAACTCATAGttcggtggagcccaccattccATCATTTGGCCATTTAATAGCATTTAGTCGTAATAGTCGACAGTGCGTTGACTCCTTTTAAAGTAACTGATTAAGAGTCCATTAAAACTCTAACCTGCCACTACTCGAACTTTCGCGCTCAAATCGGAAAAAGACACCCACAACGGAAAGTGGTCCTGAAAAATAACCCTCAGTAGCTCTTAAATGCACTTCTGTTGTTTATCTATTTCAAAGAGCCTGGCATTTTGGACGAGCCGTGCATGTAACCCACATGAGACCCTGTCTCACTACTACTCTCACCACCTACCACGTGCCTCTGCCCCATGTGATGCCCATATCCATCCTTCCACGTGGCAGCTACCGCCTCAAAGCCGGGGAATATAaataacggacgcggatttcctgccaaagcctttcgcaggaagttcctgcgctgggaacccaggtggggcccaccgtgatgtttgtatggaatccaccctgtccatccgttttgtgagctcattttaggctatgaggcTAAAATGGAGCAGGATCCAcgtctcaagtgggccgtaccaaaggaaaaggtggttagggaaattcctatcgttgaaacctctctgattctacagtgatgtttacatgccatccatactgttaataacgtcatttctactgggatgaactgaaaaaacaaacattagaatgattcaaaacttctgtgacccacgaatgtttcaactgtcgaaattcaattatcacattttctacccacttgagaattgggtacggttcatttttggcctcacgtactaaaatgaactcaaaaaacgtatggacggagaggatttctcaaattcatcacagtgggccccacctgggttccggcacaggaacttcctgcgaaaggctttcgcaggaaatccgcgtcctataAATAACTGCCACGGATTTCCCCTACTTGCCACGTGGATCCTCCTTATCAAGTGGGCCGTTCTTTGAAATGTAATAGGGCCAAAAGGAATGCTGCCACCCCACCGGGCGACATGTCGGATATATCTAACGCATCTAACTCAAACCAACCTCAgtcctctcatctctctctctctaatccagTGCACGTCATACATTCAAATAAAACGTTTTTATTTTGTACTGACCAGAATACCCTCAATCCACTGACTAGGGGACTGAGAACTTCTTAGATAGTCCGGGACGCTTTAGTCATTTCACTCTCtgttttttgtctttttctttttccatttttcaatATAAGATGCAAGCAAATGGGAAAGAAGATAGACGGAATCTGAAAATGAGAGCTGTTGCTTTTCAAAATTCTAGTGTTTTGATTCAAGTCCCCAAAACCAGTGATTCATCTTTGCTAAGAAAGAAAAACACCAAAACTCAAGCTAAAGTAGCATTAGTTAACTGAAGGCAATTCGGTCAAATAGATACCTAAGAACTGAAATTTTAAAGTGGAGTCAAAGAAGAAACCTTgtgaattaaaaaaagaaagaaaaaaactagAATTTCTCTACAAAATTGGGAGTAATTCCATTTCTGCCCTTCTCCCCGAAAACATCTACAATACCATACATCTCCTTACCTCGTACAAAACTTCTTCACCGAACCCCGTTCAGTAAAGAGGCGAACGGTGCGGAATCCCTTTACGCCGGTTCAAGTGAACCGCCATCTCGATAGCAGGCGAGCATATGGGCCGAAACGCTGTCTTTAAGCCCAAAACgctgcttctcttcttcttcacgaactcGGTCGTGGCCGTGCACGCCAGTGTCCTGCAACCTACTATGCCACTTGCGCCCGAGCCTGACGAAGTTCCAAATAAAACCGGCGACTCAAGTATCGAATCGGGCGTCATCTGACCGTCATCCAGCTCGCAAAAGGAGCACTCTGCTTTCACTCTTTCCGGCAATGGTAGGAATTCACAGTCGTGGAGGTATTTCGACAGCCCGCCTTCCTTTCTCACCAGATGCTGCACCTGGAATGGTAGAGGAGAGAAAACCCAGATGAAGAAAATGCACGAAATGCCCTGAAGTGAGATTTAATTTACTGATGTAACCTTGCAAGCAAGAGAGCAGAAAAGATATGGGTCTTGCAGACTCCTCTCACAGGTATAACAGATGTTGCCTGAGCCTCTAAACGGTCGAGATTGAGGCCGATGGTTTAAAAATACCACTTTTGCGTTATTCGTCGTGTAAGACTGCAGAAAATAAGCCAatttaaaacccaaaaaaaaaggccaaaaaataaaaagaactctTAGGAATGGATTTACTTGAACGAAATTGCAGTCAATTAATTTCTCCAAATCGTCTAATCGAATGACATCGTGGTAAACATACCGTCGAATCTACcaagaaaaatgaaaggaaaagaaaagaaaaaagcattagaagaggaaaagaaaatgggTATTTTGAATTTTGTAATTTTCTCTCTTTTGGATATAGGTACTTGGAGGAGACGATGAGAATGGTGGAGGGATAAGCAATGAGGGCAGATGCTGGTGTAGCAATCTAAACAAAAGATGTTCTTTTCGTTCTTCCTGGCCGTCTCATGTATCAGACATGCGTTGAAGAACTTCTCTCTCAACATAGCTTCAAGCCAATGTGGAAAAGTAAAAAAACCCACCTACAAAAAACCGAAATACCAACAGAATTCGAATGAGAATATGCAACGGTGAAAAGGTCCTTAtgagaagaaatggaagaaagaTAACCCACCATTTTCAACTTGTGGAAATGGGCGGGAGAAAATGAGAAAATATAAACGTCAGGGTTTGTAAGTTGCTGTAACTCTTGCTATCGTCGCCATGAGCGTATGCTGCAGGGAAGAAGAAAACCCAAGAGGGGTAAAAGGGGAAAGTTGAAAGTAGAAAGGAGAGGAAGTGAAGAAAAAGGAAACGGCGCCAGCGACTGCGACTGCTGCCGCTGCTGCTACGAATGAAAAAACAGGAGAAAAGAGGTTGGGCGCATTTAAAGAGGAAGAATAGAGGGAAAaaattgacctttttttttttacttttctttttaatcttTCAAGTTTTGAATCCGGTGAAGTCAGTCGAGCCCAGATCGTAGCCGTCCATCAGATGGTCCCCTCACCCGCGCGTATATTCCCTTTTGGGCAGAAAGACATCATAGGTTCACCGCTTCGATCATATGGGACGCTAGCAATAAGTTCCTGCCAaaggatgcttggtggggcccactgcaatgtatgtgagaaatcaattccgtccatccgtttcgtaAGCTCATTTTAATAAGTTATACAAAAATGAGGTGAATACAAAACTCAAGCAAGTTACACGAGAGGTAAAATTGGAGAGATATTCTTACCTTTTATCCAAACTTTTTATAAAGTCATTCCCGGTGAAATGAAGCGAAAAAACTCAGAATATAGCCTCATACGAAACTTTTATagtcataaaaatgtttcaacggtgttcACTGAATGCCCACTAATTACTCTCGTGTAGCCCACTTGCGTGTTGGATATTCCTATTTTTTATGGCAAGTTCTAAAATGAGCCGGTAAAACGGatgacggggtggatttcttacaaacatct
Coding sequences:
- the LOC131249884 gene encoding protein RGF1 INDUCIBLE TRANSCRIPTION FACTOR 1-like; its protein translation is MLREKFFNACLIHETARKNEKNIFCLDCYTSICPHCLSLHHSHRLLQIRRYVYHDVIRLDDLEKLIDCNFVQSYTTNNAKVVFLNHRPQSRPFRGSGNICYTCERSLQDPYLFCSLACKVQHLVRKEGGLSKYLHDCEFLPLPERVKAECSFCELDDGQMTPDSILESPVLFGTSSGSGASGIVGCRTLACTATTEFVKKKRSSVLGLKTAFRPICSPAIEMAVHLNRRKGIPHRSPLY